The DNA region ATTCCAAGCTGTTTGAACTCGCTGTGCGCAACCGCTACGATCGCAACCTGAATGTCCTGCAGCTCCTCCAAAGCGGTCAGTTCAATCCCGTACTCCTTATAGGCCTGCTTGCCGTCGGCGCAAGGGTCCACGACCAGCGGCTGCACGCCGTAATCCTGCAGCTCCCGGATAATATCGATCACCTTGGAGTTGCGGATATCGCGGCAATCCTCTTTAAAGGTAAGCCCCAGCACAGCCACCTTGGCGTGGCTGATGTCCAGCCCTTTCTGGACGGCCAGCTTGATGACCTGCTGCGCGATGTATTTGCCCATGCCGTCGTTAATATGTCTTCCGGCCAGTATGATTTTTGAATGATACCCGCTATCCTCTGCTTTGTAAGTCAGGTAGTACGGATCGATTCCGATACAGTGCCCGCCGACCAGACCGGGCCGGAACGGCAGGAAATTCCACTTTGTCCCGGCTGCCCGCAGTACGGCATTCGTATCGATATCCATCTCGTTGAACAGCATGGACAGCTCGTTCATGAAGGCGATGTTGATATCCCGCTGGGCATTCTCGATCACCTTGGCCGCCTCAGCGACTTTGATGCTCTCGGCCCGGTGCACGCCCGCCTCGATAATGAGCTCATAGAGCCGCGCTACCGTCTCCAGCGCTTCCGGATCGCTGCCCGAGACGATCTTTACGATATTCTCCAGCCGATGCACCCGATCCCCCGGATTGATGCGTTCCGGAGAATACCCGACCTTGAAATCCGTTCCGAAGGCAAGCCCCGACTCCTCTTCCAGGATCGGGATGCACACATCCTCGGTGACCCCAGGGTATACGGTCGATTCATACACAACGATCGATCCCGGTGCAAGCACGCGGCCGATCAAACGGCTCGCATCGCGCACGAATTTCAGATCGGGCACGTTCCCGCTCTTGACCGGCGTCGGGACCGCTACGATGAAACAGCGGGCCTCCTTCAGTTTTTCCGGATCGGATGTAAACTCCGCCGTGCATCCGGCCAGCTCAAGCTCCAGCTCCCCTGTCGCGTCGATGCCGTTTCGGTACTGCATGACCTTCTCCGAATTCAGATCGAAGCCGATAACATCAACCTTCTTGGCAAAGGCCACGGCCAGCGGAAGCCCGACGTATCCGAGCCCCACCACCGCCAATTTATCAACACGGTCCGCGATGTTTTGATAAGTATCCATTTTATTCCATCCCCAATATGCAAATTGTTATTCCTGTTCCTGAATCAGGTCCGCCATCTTTACAAACGTATAGCCTTTCGCCTTGAGACCTTCGAGCACCCTTGGCAGTGCTTCAATCGTATGGATGTCATCAAGCATATGGAGCAGGATGACGCTTCCCGGCTCCGTCTTCGTCATGACTCCGTGAACGATATCGTCCGCGCTGTTGCTCACGTCCCAATCGAGCGTCGTGACATCGTACATGGCGATGACCGGGTATCCGGTTGCCGCCAGCGCCTTGGCGCGAATATCGTCGACGACGCCCGTCGGCGGCCGGAATAGCATGACGGGCTGCTCCTGAATGGCTTCCGTAATGACTTGGTGGGCTTTTACGACATCCTCTTGCAATGCCTCCGGCGTAAGGGTGGTTACAACAGGATGGCTGTAGGAATGGTTGGCTACATCATGTCCGCCCTCCACCATGGCCCGGGCCAGGTTCGGGTTGGACTCGACGCCCTTGGCCCGGAGGAAGAAGGTTGCTTTGACATCATGCTCCTCCAGGATGTCCAGAATCTTGGTCACCGTCTTGTCGCTGCCAAAGTCGTCAAACGTCAGCGCCACCTCTTTGCGGTTCGTGTCAGCTTTGTAGACCAGCTCGTACTTCGAATTTTTATAGTCTGGATTGATCTTGGCCGCGTCGTAACCCGGAATTTGCTCCAGGGGCTTCCGCACGCCGCCGTTGTTCACCAGCTCGTCCAGTGTTACAAGCGAATACCCGATGTCGCCGGCAGCCTCCGCAATATATTTCACGGAACCGACCACTTCCGGATTGATGTCCGTGTTCAGTGAAATAATCCCGCCCCTGGACATATACCTTGCGATATACTCGCCAAGCTCCTGAGCGCTCTGCATGTTGCGGTCCTTCGGGTTAATGTTGTAGCTTACGACAGCCTTCATTCCCAGATGTGCGGCCGCCAGCGGGACATCTTCGGGATAGTCGCCGGACCGGGTCCGAACATACTTCGGCTGAACGCCTGTCTCGCGCTGGATGACATCGTTCGCAAGACGAATTTCCTTATACACCCCGTCATAATCGAGCTTGCTCAAATCGAGC from Paenibacillus ihbetae includes:
- a CDS encoding nucleotide sugar dehydrogenase encodes the protein MDTYQNIADRVDKLAVVGLGYVGLPLAVAFAKKVDVIGFDLNSEKVMQYRNGIDATGELELELAGCTAEFTSDPEKLKEARCFIVAVPTPVKSGNVPDLKFVRDASRLIGRVLAPGSIVVYESTVYPGVTEDVCIPILEEESGLAFGTDFKVGYSPERINPGDRVHRLENIVKIVSGSDPEALETVARLYELIIEAGVHRAESIKVAEAAKVIENAQRDINIAFMNELSMLFNEMDIDTNAVLRAAGTKWNFLPFRPGLVGGHCIGIDPYYLTYKAEDSGYHSKIILAGRHINDGMGKYIAQQVIKLAVQKGLDISHAKVAVLGLTFKEDCRDIRNSKVIDIIRELQDYGVQPLVVDPCADGKQAYKEYGIELTALEELQDIQVAIVAVAHSEFKQLGITEYTEMFGSGQANIMIDVKGIYPRSLFENNGFHYWSL
- a CDS encoding polysaccharide deacetylase family protein, with the translated sequence MNGLTTKSQAALRSIMIVVMLSMLSACSLFGGSAATKEETGAVEPAAKVERFTGEKSREIDFVYTARKELSLTFNGMGDKQTMQALLNELDTYNIKATFFLPGMRVAEEPDIAKEILARGHEIENNTLNALDLSKLDYDGVYKEIRLANDVIQRETGVQPKYVRTRSGDYPEDVPLAAAHLGMKAVVSYNINPKDRNMQSAQELGEYIARYMSRGGIISLNTDINPEVVGSVKYIAEAAGDIGYSLVTLDELVNNGGVRKPLEQIPGYDAAKINPDYKNSKYELVYKADTNRKEVALTFDDFGSDKTVTKILDILEEHDVKATFFLRAKGVESNPNLARAMVEGGHDVANHSYSHPVVTTLTPEALQEDVVKAHQVITEAIQEQPVMLFRPPTGVVDDIRAKALAATGYPVIAMYDVTTLDWDVSNSADDIVHGVMTKTEPGSVILLHMLDDIHTIEALPRVLEGLKAKGYTFVKMADLIQEQE